A portion of the Streptomyces coeruleoprunus genome contains these proteins:
- a CDS encoding GntR family transcriptional regulator, protein MSTQPVVHSLREQIREHIVEGIVSGRWKPGERIVERRIATELQVSQTPVREALRELESLRLIESAPNKGVRVRNLTAADLEESYPVRAGLEQIAAELAAERLARDCSALEPHVAALYEADARGDGTAQVRHTVAFHRELVRAAHNAVLLHTWEGLGIEVFTALSIRWLGTVQKEYAQEHQELMEAFRRRDPAIGALVKAHVLGCAPRA, encoded by the coding sequence ATGTCCACCCAGCCCGTCGTGCACTCGCTGCGTGAACAGATCCGCGAGCACATCGTGGAGGGCATCGTCAGCGGCCGCTGGAAGCCGGGCGAGCGGATCGTGGAGCGCCGGATCGCCACGGAGCTCCAGGTCAGCCAGACGCCCGTGCGCGAGGCCCTGCGGGAGCTGGAGAGCCTGCGGCTGATCGAGTCGGCGCCCAACAAGGGCGTGCGGGTGCGCAACCTCACGGCCGCGGACCTGGAGGAGAGCTACCCGGTCCGGGCGGGCCTGGAGCAGATCGCGGCGGAGCTGGCGGCGGAGCGGCTGGCGCGGGACTGCTCGGCCCTGGAGCCGCACGTGGCGGCGCTGTACGAGGCGGACGCGCGGGGCGACGGTACGGCGCAGGTGCGGCACACGGTGGCGTTCCACCGCGAGCTGGTGCGCGCGGCGCACAACGCGGTCCTGCTGCACACGTGGGAGGGGCTCGGCATCGAGGTCTTCACGGCCCTGTCGATCCGCTGGCTGGGGACCGTGCAGAAGGAGTACGCGCAGGAGCACCAGGAGCTGATGGAGGCCTTCCGCCGCCGCGACCCCGCCATCGGCGCCCTCGTCAAGGCCCACGTCCTGGGCTGCGCGCCGCGCGCCTGA
- the sucB gene encoding 2-oxoglutarate dehydrogenase, E2 component, dihydrolipoamide succinyltransferase, producing MPVSVTLPALGESVTEGTVTRWLKAEGERVEADEPLLEVSTDKVDTEIPAPASGILANIKVAEDETVEVGAELAVIDDGTGAPAAAPAPAAAEAAAPAPAPAAEAPAAPAPVAEAPAAPAPAAAPAPAAGAAQGTEVVLPALGESVTEGTVTRWLKQVGETVEADEPLLEVSTDKVDTEIPAPASGVLLEIVVNEDETAEVGAKLGVIGAAGAAPAAAPAPAPAAPAAAPAPAPAPAPAPAPAAPAAAPAPAAPAPAPAPVAPAAPAPAPAPVTPAPAAAPAAPAAAQATDEGAYVTPLVRKLAAENGVDLASVKGTGVGGRIRKQDVLAAAEAAKAAAAAPAPAAAAPAAAKKAPALEVSPLRGQTVKMTRMRKVIGDNMMKALHGQAQLSSVVEVDITKLMKLRARAKDAFAAREGVKLSPMPFFVKAAAQALKAHPVINARINDDEGTITYFDSENIGIAVDSEKGLMTPVIKGAGDLNIAGIAKATAELAGKVRGNKITPDELAGATFTISNTGSRGALFDTIIVPPNQVAILGIGATVKRPAVIETAEGTVIGVRDMTYLTLSYDHRLVDGADAARYLTAVKAILEAGEFEVDLGL from the coding sequence ATGCCGGTTTCCGTAACCCTGCCGGCGCTCGGCGAGAGCGTCACCGAGGGCACCGTCACCCGTTGGCTGAAGGCCGAGGGAGAGCGCGTCGAGGCCGACGAGCCGCTGCTCGAGGTGTCGACGGACAAGGTCGACACCGAGATCCCCGCCCCCGCCTCGGGCATCCTGGCCAACATCAAGGTCGCCGAGGACGAGACCGTCGAGGTCGGCGCCGAGCTGGCCGTCATCGACGACGGCACGGGCGCCCCCGCGGCCGCCCCGGCCCCGGCCGCCGCCGAGGCCGCCGCCCCCGCCCCGGCGCCCGCCGCCGAGGCGCCCGCCGCTCCGGCCCCGGTCGCCGAGGCGCCCGCCGCGCCCGCGCCGGCCGCCGCTCCGGCTCCGGCCGCCGGTGCCGCGCAGGGCACCGAGGTCGTCCTGCCCGCGCTGGGCGAGTCGGTGACCGAGGGCACCGTGACCCGCTGGCTGAAGCAGGTCGGCGAGACCGTCGAGGCCGACGAGCCGCTGCTCGAGGTCTCCACGGACAAGGTCGACACCGAGATCCCGGCCCCGGCCTCCGGTGTGCTGCTGGAGATCGTCGTCAACGAGGACGAGACGGCCGAGGTCGGCGCCAAGCTGGGCGTGATCGGTGCCGCCGGTGCGGCTCCGGCCGCGGCCCCGGCCCCGGCGCCCGCCGCCCCGGCCGCCGCGCCCGCCCCGGCCCCGGCTCCGGCTCCGGCGCCCGCCCCGGCTGCTCCGGCCGCCGCTCCGGCCCCGGCCGCCCCGGCCCCGGCGCCCGCCCCCGTGGCCCCGGCCGCCCCGGCTCCGGCCCCCGCGCCGGTGACCCCGGCGCCCGCCGCCGCTCCGGCCGCTCCGGCCGCCGCCCAGGCGACGGACGAGGGCGCGTACGTGACCCCGCTGGTCCGCAAGCTCGCCGCCGAGAACGGCGTCGACCTGGCGTCCGTCAAGGGCACGGGCGTCGGTGGCCGTATCCGCAAGCAGGACGTCCTCGCCGCCGCCGAGGCCGCGAAGGCCGCCGCGGCCGCCCCGGCCCCGGCCGCCGCCGCTCCGGCAGCCGCCAAGAAGGCCCCGGCCCTCGAGGTGTCCCCGCTGCGCGGCCAGACGGTCAAGATGACCCGTATGCGCAAGGTCATCGGCGACAACATGATGAAGGCGCTGCACGGCCAGGCCCAGCTGTCCTCGGTCGTCGAGGTCGACATCACCAAGCTGATGAAGCTGCGCGCCCGGGCGAAGGACGCGTTCGCCGCCCGCGAGGGCGTCAAGCTGTCCCCGATGCCGTTCTTCGTCAAGGCCGCCGCCCAGGCGCTGAAGGCCCACCCGGTCATCAACGCCCGGATCAACGACGACGAGGGCACCATCACGTACTTCGACTCGGAGAACATCGGCATCGCCGTGGACTCCGAGAAGGGTCTGATGACGCCGGTCATCAAGGGCGCGGGCGACCTGAACATCGCGGGGATCGCCAAGGCCACCGCCGAGCTGGCGGGCAAGGTCCGCGGCAACAAGATCACCCCGGACGAGCTGGCGGGCGCCACGTTCACGATCAGCAACACCGGCTCGCGCGGTGCGCTGTTCGACACGATCATCGTTCCGCCGAACCAGGTCGCGATCCTGGGCATCGGCGCCACGGTGAAGCGTCCGGCCGTCATCGAGACCGCCGAGGGCACCGTCATCGGCGTCCGTGACATGACGTACCTGACGCTGTCCTACGACCACCGCCTGGTGGACGGCGCCGACGCGGCCCGCTACCTGACGGCCGTCAAGGCGATCCTGGAGGCCGGCGAGTTCGAGGTCGACCTCGGCCTGTAA
- the lpdA gene encoding dihydrolipoyl dehydrogenase — translation MANDASTVFDLVILGGGSGGYAAALRGAQLGLDVALIEKNKLGGTCLHNGCIPTKALLHAGEIADQAREADQFGVKATFEGIDIKAVHKYKDDVIGGLYKGLQGLVASRKVTYIEGEGRLSSPTSIDVNGQRVEGRHILLATGSVPKSLPGLEIDGNRILSSDHALTLDRVPESAIILGGGVIGVEFASAWKSFGTDVTVIEGLKHLVPVEDENSSKLLERAFRKRGIKFNLGTFFQSAEYTENGVRVTLADGKTFDAEVLLVAIGRGPVSAGLGYEEQGVAMDRGYVLVDEYMRTNVSTISAVGDLVPTLQLAHVGFAEGILVAERLAGLKTVPIDYDGVPRVTYCHPEVASVGITEAKAKEIYGADKVVALKYNLAGNGKSKILKTAGEIKLVQVKDGAVVGVHMVGDRMGEQVGEAQLIYNWEALPAEVAQLIHAHPTQNEALGEAHLALAGKPLHSHD, via the coding sequence GTGGCGAACGACGCCAGCACCGTTTTCGACCTAGTGATCCTCGGCGGTGGTAGTGGCGGTTACGCCGCGGCCCTGCGAGGCGCGCAGCTGGGCCTGGACGTCGCACTGATCGAGAAGAACAAGCTCGGCGGCACCTGCCTGCACAACGGCTGCATTCCCACCAAGGCCCTGCTCCACGCCGGTGAGATCGCGGACCAGGCCCGCGAGGCGGACCAGTTCGGTGTCAAGGCGACCTTCGAGGGCATCGACATCAAGGCCGTCCACAAGTACAAGGACGACGTGATCGGCGGCCTGTACAAGGGCCTCCAGGGTCTGGTCGCCTCCCGCAAGGTGACCTACATCGAGGGCGAGGGCCGGCTCTCCTCCCCCACCTCGATCGACGTGAACGGCCAGCGCGTCGAGGGCCGCCACATCCTCCTCGCCACCGGCTCCGTGCCGAAGTCGCTGCCCGGCCTGGAGATCGACGGCAACCGCATCCTGTCCTCGGACCACGCGCTGACCCTGGACCGCGTCCCGGAGTCCGCGATCATCCTGGGCGGCGGCGTCATCGGCGTCGAGTTCGCGTCCGCGTGGAAGTCCTTCGGCACCGACGTCACGGTCATCGAGGGCCTGAAGCACCTCGTGCCGGTCGAGGACGAGAACAGCTCCAAGCTTCTTGAGCGCGCCTTCCGCAAGCGCGGCATCAAGTTCAACCTCGGCACGTTCTTCCAGAGCGCCGAGTACACCGAGAACGGCGTCAGGGTCACCCTGGCCGACGGCAAGACCTTCGATGCCGAGGTGCTGCTCGTCGCCATCGGCCGCGGCCCCGTCTCCGCCGGTCTGGGCTACGAGGAGCAGGGCGTCGCCATGGACCGCGGCTACGTCCTGGTCGACGAGTACATGCGCACCAACGTGTCGACGATCTCGGCCGTGGGCGACCTCGTCCCGACGCTCCAGCTCGCGCACGTCGGCTTCGCCGAGGGCATCCTGGTGGCGGAGCGTCTGGCCGGTCTGAAGACCGTTCCGATCGACTACGACGGCGTGCCGCGGGTGACGTACTGCCACCCGGAGGTCGCCTCCGTGGGCATCACCGAGGCGAAGGCCAAGGAGATCTACGGCGCGGACAAGGTCGTCGCTCTGAAGTACAACCTGGCGGGCAACGGCAAGAGCAAGATCCTGAAGACCGCGGGCGAGATCAAGCTCGTCCAGGTCAAGGACGGTGCTGTGGTCGGCGTCCACATGGTCGGTGACCGCATGGGCGAGCAGGTCGGCGAGGCGCAGCTGATCTACAACTGGGAGGCGCTGCCGGCCGAGGTGGCCCAGCTCATCCACGCCCACCCGACGCAGAACGAGGCGCTCGGCGAGGCCCACCTGGCGCTCGCCGGCAAGCCCCTCCACTCCCACGACTGA
- a CDS encoding leucyl aminopeptidase, with the protein MTALTLSTAGAATLRADALVVGVARPADGGKGLIVAPGGEAVDAAFDGKLATVLETLGATGAEGEVTKVPSPGGLKAPVVLAVGLGTAPAKDEAYDSETLRRAAGSAARALAGSKKAAFALPVEAVEDAEAVAEGALLGAYAFTAYQDQGKDAKRPLAEVALLGAKPRDKAFKAAAERALALTEEINRARDLINTPPNDLTPEAFAAVATAAGKENGLKVQVLDERALAKGGYGGILGVGAGSQNAPRLVKIAYTHPDAEKSLAFVGKGITYDSGGISLKPAGHNETMKCDMSGAAAVFAAVVAVARLGLPVNVTGWLALAENMPSGSATRPGDVLRMYSGKTVEVLNTDAEGRLVLADALTRASEENPDAIVDVATLTGAMVLALGNRTFGIMANDDAFRTAIHEIAEEVGEQSWPMPLPAELRKGMDSPTADIANMGERMGGGLVAGLFLKEFVGEGITWAHLDIAGPAFNESGPFGYTPKGGTGSSVRTLVKLAERTAEGELG; encoded by the coding sequence GTGACTGCTCTCACTCTCAGCACCGCCGGCGCCGCGACGCTGCGCGCCGACGCCCTCGTGGTCGGTGTCGCCAGGCCCGCGGACGGCGGCAAGGGGCTCATCGTCGCGCCGGGCGGCGAGGCCGTGGACGCGGCGTTCGACGGGAAGCTCGCGACCGTCCTGGAGACCCTCGGCGCCACCGGTGCCGAGGGCGAGGTCACCAAGGTGCCCTCGCCGGGCGGCCTGAAGGCCCCGGTCGTCCTCGCGGTCGGCCTCGGCACCGCCCCCGCGAAGGACGAGGCGTACGACTCCGAGACGCTGCGCCGCGCCGCGGGCTCGGCCGCCCGCGCCCTGGCCGGTTCGAAGAAGGCCGCGTTCGCCCTGCCCGTCGAGGCGGTCGAGGACGCCGAGGCCGTCGCGGAGGGCGCGCTGCTCGGCGCGTACGCCTTCACCGCCTACCAGGATCAGGGCAAGGACGCCAAGCGCCCGCTGGCCGAGGTGGCCCTGCTCGGCGCCAAGCCGCGCGACAAGGCGTTCAAGGCCGCGGCCGAGCGGGCCCTCGCGCTGACCGAGGAGATCAACCGCGCCCGCGACCTGATCAACACCCCGCCGAACGACCTGACGCCCGAGGCGTTCGCCGCCGTCGCCACCGCGGCCGGCAAGGAGAACGGCCTCAAGGTGCAGGTCCTCGACGAGCGCGCGCTCGCCAAGGGCGGCTACGGCGGCATCCTCGGCGTCGGCGCCGGCTCGCAGAACGCGCCGCGCCTGGTGAAGATCGCCTACACGCACCCGGACGCCGAGAAGAGCCTGGCCTTCGTCGGCAAGGGCATCACCTACGACTCCGGCGGCATCTCGCTGAAGCCGGCCGGCCACAACGAGACCATGAAGTGCGACATGAGCGGCGCCGCCGCCGTGTTCGCCGCGGTCGTCGCCGTCGCCCGCCTCGGCCTGCCCGTCAACGTCACCGGCTGGCTCGCCCTCGCCGAGAACATGCCGTCCGGCTCCGCCACCCGCCCGGGCGACGTGCTGCGCATGTACAGCGGCAAGACCGTGGAGGTCCTCAACACGGACGCCGAGGGCCGCCTGGTCCTGGCCGACGCGCTGACCCGCGCCTCCGAGGAGAACCCGGACGCGATCGTCGACGTCGCGACCCTGACCGGCGCCATGGTGCTGGCGCTCGGCAACCGCACGTTCGGGATCATGGCGAACGACGACGCGTTCCGTACGGCGATCCACGAGATCGCCGAGGAGGTCGGCGAGCAGTCCTGGCCGATGCCGCTCCCCGCCGAGCTGCGCAAGGGCATGGACTCCCCGACCGCCGACATCGCCAACATGGGCGAGCGCATGGGCGGCGGCCTGGTCGCCGGCCTGTTCCTGAAGGAGTTCGTCGGCGAGGGCATCACCTGGGCCCACCTGGACATCGCCGGCCCGGCCTTCAACGAGTCCGGCCCCTTCGGCTACACCCCGAAGGGCGGCACCGGCTCGTCGGTGCGGACCCTGGTCAAGCTCGCCGAGCGCACCGCGGAGGGCGAGCTGGGCTGA